Genomic segment of Phreatobacter oligotrophus:
CCTCAACTCCAGAGCCTACCTGGCTCTTGCCGCAGTGAACATCGGAGTTCGTTAATGTCCGGTTCGGATCAGGACGATTTCACCGAAAGCCAGGAGCCTTTCGCGCTCTTCGACACCTGGCTCGCCGAGGCCGGCCGTTCCGAGCCGAACGATCCCAATGCCATGGCGCTCGCCACCGTCGATGCCGACGGCCTGCCGAACGTCCGCATGGTGCTGCTGAAGGGCGTCGATCCCCGCGGCTTCGTCTTCTACACCAACACCGAAAGCCAGAAGGGCACCGAGCTCGACGGGCAGAAGAAGGCCGCGGTGGTCTTCCACTGGAAGTCGCTGCGCCGCCAGGTCCGCGTCCGCGGGCCGATCGAGCGCGTCGCAGACGCCGAGGCCGACGAGTATTTCGCCTCCCGTCCGCGCGGCAGCCGCATCGGCGCCTGGGCGAGCCAGCAGTCGCGCGAGCTGGAGAGCCGTTTCGCGCTGGAAAAGGCCGTGGCCTCCTACACCGCGAAATATGCCATCGGCGAGGTACCGCGCCCGCCGCACTGGACCGGCTACCGCATCCTGCCCGTCTCCATCGAGTTCTGGCACGACCGGCCCTTCCGCCTGCACGACCGGGTGCAGTTCACCCGCGCCGAGCCCTCGGGGGCGTGGACCGCGAAGCGCCGCCTCTACCCGTGATGCGCGAACGGCCATAGGCAGATGCCGCGGATGGCTCTATGAACGGGCCTTCTGTTCCGCGGCACACCCGAGGCCATCGTGAACCAATCCCGACGCACGCTCCTGCTCACCGGTGCCAGCCGTGGCATCGGCCACGCCACCGTCAAACGCTTCTCCTCGGCCGGTTGGCGGGTCATCACCTGCTCCCGCCAGGCCTTCCCCGAGAATTGTCCGTGGGAAATGGGTCCCGAGGACCACATCCAGGTCGACCTCGCCGACCCCAACGACACCGAGCGCGCCATCGACGAGATCCGCGGCCGGCTCGGCACCGGCCGGCTCGAGGCTCTCGTCAACAATGCCGGCATTTCGCCGAAGGGCGAGGGCGGCTCCCGCCTCGATTCGCTGCACACGCCGCTGAAGGTCTGGCAGCAGGTCTTCCAGGTGAACTTCTTCTCCTCGATCCTGCTGGCGCGCGGCCTGCTTAAGGAGCTCGCCGAAGCCAAGGGCTCGGTGGTGAACGTCACCTCCATCGCCGGTTCCCGCGTCCACCCCTTCGCCGGGGCCGCCTATGCGACGTCCAAGGCGGCGCTGGCCGGCCTTACCCGCGAGATGGCGGCGGATTTCGCCCCCCACGGCATCCGGGTGAACGCCATCGCCCCCGGCGAGATCGACACCTCGATCCTCTCCCCCGGCACCGACAAGATCGTCGAGCAGATCCCCATGCGCCGCCTCGGCACCCCCGACGAGGTCGCCAAGATCATCTACGTGCTGTGCACGGAGACCTCGAGCTATCTCAACGGCGCCGAGATCCACATCAACGGCGGCCAGCACGTGTGAGGGAGTGGGCTCTGCGGCCCCCGATTGGCCGCGCCTCGACGGCCGTCGA
This window contains:
- a CDS encoding SDR family NAD(P)-dependent oxidoreductase — encoded protein: MVNQSRRTLLLTGASRGIGHATVKRFSSAGWRVITCSRQAFPENCPWEMGPEDHIQVDLADPNDTERAIDEIRGRLGTGRLEALVNNAGISPKGEGGSRLDSLHTPLKVWQQVFQVNFFSSILLARGLLKELAEAKGSVVNVTSIAGSRVHPFAGAAYATSKAALAGLTREMAADFAPHGIRVNAIAPGEIDTSILSPGTDKIVEQIPMRRLGTPDEVAKIIYVLCTETSSYLNGAEIHINGGQHV
- the pdxH gene encoding pyridoxamine 5'-phosphate oxidase; translation: MSGSDQDDFTESQEPFALFDTWLAEAGRSEPNDPNAMALATVDADGLPNVRMVLLKGVDPRGFVFYTNTESQKGTELDGQKKAAVVFHWKSLRRQVRVRGPIERVADAEADEYFASRPRGSRIGAWASQQSRELESRFALEKAVASYTAKYAIGEVPRPPHWTGYRILPVSIEFWHDRPFRLHDRVQFTRAEPSGAWTAKRRLYP